A section of the Passer domesticus isolate bPasDom1 chromosome 33, bPasDom1.hap1, whole genome shotgun sequence genome encodes:
- the LOC135288494 gene encoding TOG array regulator of axonemal microtubules protein 2-like — protein sequence MVKMLLNHQKFKMLLERSLSTSDLEDILTRMKKKGMENQKAERPSVKELVKKRNDGSKKPQATLSSSKRVKSTSDGCLLHRAQAQVTLPPVEEETELLQKLYNLLEAKGFQTRMEGVSLLQDLCKTSPQVISTNIVQIFDYFVLRISDSHKKVKQKALDVLAEITGVLKDALNPVIIGLLEGITKNLNSKDPRVRAAAVKALEESIAHLGKAEPWHGLSSPVSLSL from the exons atggtgaagatgttgctcaatcatcaaaaatttaaaatgcttttggaacGATCTCTTTCCACCAGTGACCTGGAAGATATTCTGACAAGAAtgaagaagaaa gggatggaaaaccagaaggctgAACGCCCATCTGTCAAGGAGCTGGTGAAGAAGAGGAACGATGGCTCCAAGAAGCCCCAGGCCACATTGTCTTCTAGCAAACG ggtgAAATCTACCTCTGATGGATGCCTCCTACACCGTGCACAAGCCCAGGTCACGTTACCTCCAGTTGAGGAAGAAacggagctgctccagaagctttacAATCTCCTGGAGGCCAAGGGGTTTCAGACGCGCATGGAAGGAGTGTCACTCCTCCAAGACCTGTGCAAAACCAGCCCCCAGGTCATCTCCACTAACATTGTCCAG atttttgattattttgtcctgagaatatctgacagccacaagaaagtgaagcagaaggcgcTGGACGTGCTGGCTGAAATCACAGGCGTCCTGAAAGATGCCTTGAACCCGGTGATCATTGGTTTGCTGGAAGGAATAACAAAGAACCTGAACTCCAAGGATCCCAGGGTTCGTGCCGCAGCTGTGAAAGCACTGGAAGAATCCATTGCTCATTTaggtaaggctgagccctggcatggactctcctcacctgtgtctctgtctctctga